Genomic segment of Streptomyces sp. NBC_01210:
GCGACGGCCTCGGTGCGGTCGTGTGCCTTGCCGCCGTAGCGGTAGCCGTCGACGGTGAACAGGACGACGGGCTCGACCTGCTGGAAGCGGTCGAGGACGCTGCGGGCGCCGAAGTCGGGCGCGCAGGAGGTCCAGACCGCGCCGACGGCCGCGGTGGCGAGCAGGGCGGTGACCGCCTGCGGGATGTTCGGGAGGTAGCCGCTGACGCGGTCTCCGGGGCGTACGCCGAGGGCACGCAGTTCGGCGGCGAGCGCCCCGACCTGGCGGCGCAGCTCCGACCAGCTGATCGGCGTCGGCTCATGTGTTTCGTCCACATGCAGCAGCGCCGCGTCATGGGAGCGGGCCGGGTCCTCGGCGGTGCGCAGCGCATGCTCCGCGTAGTTGAGGGTGGCACCCGGGAACCACTGGGCGCCGGGCATGGCGGGATCGGCGAGGACACGCTCGTACGGAGTGGAGAACCGGACATCGAACCAGTCGGCGACCGCCCGCCAGAAGGTCTCGAGCTCGTCGACGGACCAGCGGTGCAGCGCCGCGTAGCCGCCCTCGGCCGGGGCTCCGTGGCGCTCGGCGGCCCAGGTCTGGAAACGGGTGATCCGGGCGGCTGCGATGCGGTCGGGGTCCGGCTGCCAGAGAGGGGCAGGGTTCGCTGCTGAGGTCATGGTGCGGCTCCCGGGTGGCTCTACGCGGTGTCTGCGTGTGTCACGCGCACGAGCGGGGTGTGCGCGTGACGCGGCTGACAGGGACGATGCCATGTGATCGTCATTCGCACCAGGGCTCACCACCCATGGTCGGACGAGGGTATATGTGCTCTGACCACGGGTGAACGGGAGTTGAACAAACCCCACGTACGCCCCGCCGGATGGCAGGGTGAGCTGCATGGACGGTCGTGGGCTGGTGCGCTCGGTGAAGATCTTCGGAACGGTGCGGGGGCTGCGCGCGGCACGCTCGGCATGGCGACAACGACGGACCGACGCCCGGGGGCTGCCCGCCCGGGGAGCGGAACGGGCCAGGGTGCCCGGACAGGTGAGCGGCGCCGAGCCGCTGCCCGGTGGCGGGATCATACGGTTCGCCCGTTCGGAGCTGCGCATCCGGGTCGCGGCCGGTGGGGCGGTCTTCTGGGGCTGGGACGGCGCGGAGCCCGAGCCGTCGTACGCGCTCGACGGCACGCCTCCCGAGCCGGATCCGCGCGCCGTGCTGGAACCCGACAAGGACGGCGGCTGGCGCGTGGTGTCGGAGCGGGTGACGGTCGAGGTCTCCCGGCACGGCGCCGTCGAGATCCGGACGCCCGGCGGTGTCGTACTGCGCCGGGATCTGCCGCCGCGCTGGTGGGAGCCGGTGCAGGGCGGTCCGGCGCGGTGGGTGCAGCGGACCGAAGTGCCTGCGGACGCGCGTTTCTTCGGGCTCGGCGGCCGGGCGTCCGGACCGCGGCTGCGCGACGGCACGTACCGGCTGTGGAACACCGACCCCAGGGGGAGCTTCGGTCCCGACGACGATCCGCTGTACATCACCATGCCGGTGCAGCTGGTGGTCGCCGACGCGGGTACCCATCTCGCCTTCCACGACAACTCCTGGGAGGGCCGGGTCACCCTGCGGGAGGGCGAGGAGGGCGCGGGCTCCGGGCACGACCGGCCGGGCACCAGTGAGGTGCGGATGGGCGGCGGGCCCTTGCGCTGCTGGGTGGTGGTGGGCACGCCCGCGCGCGTACTGGCCGGCTGGACGCAGCTGACGGGCGCGCCCGCGCTACCGCCGTCCTGGGCGCTGGGCCCGCAGCATGCGCGGTGGGGTTTCGGCAGCGAGCAGGAGGTGCGCCGGATCGTCGCCGGCTACCGGGAGCGGGAACTTCCGCTGTCCGCGGTCCATCTCGATATCGACCACTACGACGCGCATCAGGTCTTCACCGTCGACCGGGAACGTTTTCCCGATCTGCCGGCGATGGCCGGGGAGCTGCGCGAGGACGGGGTCCGGCTGGTCTCCATCGTCGATCCGGCGGTGAAGGCGGAAGCCGGGAACGCGGTGTACGACGGCGGGAAAACGGCGGGAGCCTTCGTGCGGGACGCACGGGGCAAGGAGGTGCGGGGCGTCGTCTGGCCCGGCGACTGTGTCTATCCGGACTTCACCGATCCGGCGGTCCGCCGGTGGTGGGGAGAGCTGTACGAGGAGCGGCTGGCGCAGGGGTTCTCCGGAGTGTGGCACGACATGAACGAACCGGTGTCCTTCACGCCGTTCGGCGATATGACGCTGCCGCGCTCCGCCCGGCACGCACTGGAGGGGCGTGGGGGCGACCACCGGGAGGCCCACAATGTGTACGGCCTCGCGATGGCGCGCGCCGGGTACGAGGGGCTGCGGCAGCTGCGCCCGCAGGAGCGGCCTTTCCTCTTCTCGCGCTCCGGCTGGGCGGGTATGCAGCGGTACGGAGGCACCTGGTCAGGAGATGTGTCCACCGGCTGGCCCGGGCTGCGCGCCTCGCTCTCCCTGGTGCTGGGGCTCGGGCTGTGCGGAGTCCCGTACTCCGGTCCGGATGTGGGCGGCTTCGACGGCAGTCCGTCGCCAGAGCTGTATCTGCGCTGGTTCCAGCTGGGGGCGCAACTGCCGTTGTTCCGTACGCATGCGGCGATCGACGCGGGACGCAGGGAGCCTTGGGAGTTCGGCCCGCAGGTGCTCGCCGGTGCGAAGGCGGCGCTCGCCGAACGGGAGCGGCTGCGCCCCTACTTCGTCACGCTGGCGCACCTGGCGAGGCGGACCGGGGCGCCGTATGCGCGGCCGCTGTGGTGGGCGTCTCCGGAGGACCGGGGGCTGCGCGACTGTGAGGACGCCTTTCTGCTCGGCGACGCGCTGCTCGTGGCGCCGGTGCTGGAGCGCGGGACGGACCGGCGGGCGGTGCGGCTGCCGCGCGGCCGGTGGTACGACACGGCGACCGGGCAGGCGTACGACGGGCCGGGGCAGGTGCTGGTGGACGCGCCTCTGTCGCGTATCCCGGTGCTGGCGCGGGGTGGTGCGGTGATCCCGGTACGGGGCGCGGACGGCGGGATGGAGCTGGACGTATGGGCGCCGGCCGAGGGGCGCAAGGGCGGCGGTCTGGTGGTCCCGGACTTGGGTGACGGCTGGGAGCAGGCGGAGGTGGAGCGGTATACGACGCGGCTGGTGGACGGTCGGGTCGTGGTGCAGCAGATCAAGGGGGACGGGTCCGCTCCGCCTCGGTGGCGGGTGAGGGTGCGCGGGCTGGGTGGTCAGCCGTAAGGGCATGCGGCTTCCGATCCGCACCCACAGGCGGCTTTCGATCCGCACCCACAGGCGGCTTCCGGTCCGCACTCAGCCGTAGTGGCCTGCGAACCAGTTCCGTACGGCAATGGTGTGCAGCGGGAACGCCAGCTCGGCGGGGCCGCGCAGCAGATGCCAGCCGTACGTCTCGTCCGTGGGCGCCGGGTCGGGGAGGTCCGCCGCGGTACGTTCCGGCAGCAGGCCGAAGAGGAGGAGATGGCCGTCCGGCGAGCTCAGCGCGTCGGCGAGCCGGACGTCCGCGCGCGCAGCCTCGATGCCGGTTTCCTCCCTCAGCTCCCGTACGACCGCCTGCTGCCAGTCCTCGCCGTGGTCGATGAAGCCGCCGGGCAGGGCGATGCCGCCGCGCTGGGGTTCGATGGTGCGGGTGATGACGACGAGTCCGGTGCCGTCGGCGTCATGGGCCGGAAGCAGCGCGATGGCGACGGGCAGCGGATTGCGGTACGCGGTCTCGCCGCAGGCCGGGCAGGTACGGGGCCAGCCGACGACCGGGCCGTACGGCGCTCCGCAGTTGCCGCAGTGGGAGTCCTTGGGCACGCGCGGACTGTATCCGATCACCCTTTCCCGCCGGGCCGGGAAGTGGTAAACGGTGGGCGCATGACTGGACTTGCTTCCGCGTTCCGCGCCCTCGGGGCGACGGCCGCCGCGCTCCTCGCCATCACCGCGGGCACCACCCCCATGGCGCAGGCCCATCCTGAACCGAAAGCTCCGAAGGAGTTCGTGGCGCTGCGTACCGTGGACCCGACGATCATCCAGGAGATGCGTTACAAGACCGTGCACAACTTCGTGGGCGAGCCGGTGGACGGCTACCGCCAGCCGCTCTGCATCGTCACCCGGCCCACCGCGCAGGCGTTGCACCGGGCGCAGTCGAAGCTGCTGCGGCAGGGCTACTCACTCAAGGTGTACGACTGCTACCGGCCCCAGCGGGCCGTCGACCACTTCGTGCGGTGGGCGAAGGACCTCGAGGACGAGGCGATGAAAAAGGAGTTCTATCCTCAAGTCGACAAGTCGCGGCTGTTCGAGGACGGTTACATTGCGGAGAAGTCGGGGCACAGCCGGGGCAGCACGGTCGATCTCACCATCGTGAAGCTGCCGGCCCTGCCCACCAGGCCCTACGTCCCCGGCGAGCGTCTCGTCCCGTGCTACTCGCCGAAGTCGGAGCGTTTCCCGGATAATTCCGTCGATATGGGGACCGGCTTCGACTGCTTCGACACGTTGTCGCACACCGATGACTCCAGGATTCAGGGCAAGCAGCGCGCCAACCGGCAGTTGCTGAAGAGCACCCTGAGCGCGGTCGGCTTTGTGAACCTTCCCGAGGAGTGGTGGCACTTCACCTTCAAGCCGGAGCCCTTCCCCGACACCTTCTTCGACTTCCCCGTGGCGTGGCGATCGGTCGCCGGGCACTGACGGTTCTCCGCCGAGGGATTACGGTGCCGATATGGCGCAGCAGACGTTTGATTCGTACGAGGAGTTCTGGCCCTACTACGTCGCGATGCATTCCAGGTCCGCGACCCGCTGGGTCCATCTGACCGGCACGCTGACCGGCCTCGCGGTGAGCGCGTACGGGCTGGCGCGCGGGCGGAAGCGATATGCGGCCGCCCTGCCGCTGATCGGTTACGGGACGGCCTGGCCGGCCCATTTCTTCATCGAGAAGAACAACCCCGCCACCTTCGGGCATCCCGCCTGGTCGCTGCGGGGCGACGTGCAGATGATCCGGATGATGCTGGCGGGCCGGGACGGCGAACTGGCCGAGATCGCCGCCAAGTGGCTCGCCGAGAACCGCTGACCGTGGCACACTTCTGACGTTTCGTCAGATTGCGGTGCCGGGGAGGAACCTTGACGCGCACGCCCGTGGTGGCCGGATGGTTCACACAGGACAGCGGTGAGGAGGACTTCCGCCTGCTGGGCACCCGCTGTACGGCCTGCTCGTCGGTCTTCTTCCCGCGCGAGGACTCCTACTGCCGCAACCCGGCCTGCGCGGGCGGGGAGCTGGCGGAGGTGCCGCTCTCCAAGCGGGGACGGGTGTGGTCGTACACGGACGGGCGCTACCGCCCGCCGGCGCCGTATGTGTCCGACCCGGAAGCGGAGTGGGAGCCGTACGCGCTGATCGCCGTCGAGCTCGAGGCCGAGCGGATGGTCGTCCTCGGTCAGGCCGTGCCGGGGGTGACCGTCGCGGAGCTGGCGGTCGGCATGGAGGTCGAGGTCGTACCGGGTGTGCTCAACGAGGACGCGGAGACCGTCTGGACGACCTGGCACTGGCGGCCCGTGGGGGTGGCGTCATGACCGGCGACGTGGCGGTCCTCGGGGCCGGAATGCACCCCTGGGGCAAATGGGGCCGCAGCTTCGTCGAGTACGGCACGGCAGCGGCCAGGGCGGCGCTGGCCGACGCCGGGATCGACTGGCGGCAGGTTCGGTCGGTGGTCGGCGCGGACACGATGCGCTGCGGCTATCCCGGGTATGTGGCGGGGGCGACGTTCGCACAGGCGCTGGGCTGGCAGGGGGCACGCGTCACCAGCGTCTACGCGGCGTGCGCCTCGGGCGCGCAGGCGATCAACACCGCACGCTCCCAGATCCTGGCCGGGATGGCCGACGTGGTGCTGGTGGTGGGCGCGGACTCGGCGCCGAAGGGTTTCTTCGCACCCGCCCGGGGCGATCGGCCGGACGATCCGGACTGGCTGCGCTTCCGGGTCCTCGGCGCGACCAACCCCGCGTACTTCGGGCTCTACGCCCGCCGCCGTATGGCCCTGTACGGGGACACTCCCGAAGACTTCGCGCTGGTCAAGGTCAAGAACGCGGCGGCGGGCGCGCTCAACCCCAACGCCCGCTACCGCAAGACCGTTTCGGCCGAGGACGTCGCCGCCTCCGCTGTGGTCGCCGATCCGCTGCGGCTGCTCGACATCTGCGCAACCTCCGACGGCGCGGCCGCGCTGGTGCTGACCAGTATGGACTTCGCGCGTCGGCACGGGGCCGCCGACCCGGTCCGTATCCGCGCCGTCTCCACCGTCACGCCGACCTATCCGAAGGCCGTACTCGACCTTCCGGACATCGCGACCGACTCGGCGGCCGCCGTGGAACCCTGCCCGCACTCCTTCCGCGCCTCGATCGCGCTGGCCGCGTACGAGGAGGCGGGCATCGGGCCCGACGACCTCTCGCTCGCCGAGGTGTACGACCTGTCCACCGCGCTGGAGCTGGAGTGGTACGAGGACATCGGTCTGTGCCGCGCGGGTGAAGGAGCCAAGCTCGTACGCGAAGGTGCCACAGCACTCGGCGGGCGCATCCCGGTGAACGTCAGCGGCGGGCTGGCGTCCTTCGGCGAAGCCGTGCCCGCCCAGGCCATCGCGCAGGTCTGCGAGCTGACCTGGCAGCTGCGCGGTGCGGCCGGAGAGCGCCAGGTGACCGGTGCCCGCGCCGGGATCACCGCGAACCAGGGGCTGTTCGGCCATGGTTCGGCGGTCGTAGCTGTTCGCTGAGCGGACCTGCCAGGCGTACTCCCGCTGCCTTACGTTCCCCGCTAGCGTGTCAACGCACCGTTCGTGAACTGCACTTGCTGTCAACGACCTTGACGACCCATCACGGCCGGTGAACACTGCCTCATCGTCGGCATCGCCGCACTTCGGCACGCTCACCACGCTCGTCACGGACGCCGGGCGGGGTATGGACTCCCCCTGCCTTCGGATCCGTAGCCATGGAACGCCATGGAGCACGAACGCCATGGAGCACGCACCCTGCACGGAGGACCGTGGCAGGGCCCCCGGGCGAGGGCCTAGGAGTTGCCATGAGCAATGGAGACATTTTCGTCGGTGAAGTCATCGGCACCGCGATACTCATCCTCTTCGGCGCGGGCGTCTGCGCCGCCGTCACCCTCCATCACTCCAAGGCGAAGGCCGCAGGCTGGGTCGTCATCGCCTTCGGCTGGGGTTTCGGTGTGCTGGCGGGCGCGTACACCGCCGCTCCGCTGTCGGGCGGTCATCTCAATCCGGCCGTGACACTGGGCGTCGCCGTGGACACCGGGGAGTGGAGCAAGGTTCCGCTGTACATCCTCGGACAGATGGTCGGCGCGATCCTCGGCGCCGTACTCGCCTATCTCGTCTACTTCGCACAGTTCCAGGCCAACGCGGACGAGAGGAACGCGCAGCCCACGCTCGGGATCTTCTCGACCGGTCCGGAGATCCGCAATCCTGCCGCCAACCTGATCACCGAGATCATCGCGACGATCGGTCTGGTGCTCCCGATACTGGCCTTCGGCAAGAACGACGGCATCGGCATCGGCCAGATCCCCGGGCAGAACGCCGGGATCTACGGCTCCGGAATCTCCATCCTGCTGGTCTCGCTGCTGGTCGTCGGCATCGGTCTGTCGCTCGGCGGGCCGACCGGCTACGCCATCAACCCGGCTCGCGACCTGGGGCCTCGCATCACCCACGCACTGCTGCCGATCCCCAACAAGGGATCATCCGACTGGGGTTACGCCTGGGTGCCGGTGGCCGGACCCGTGATCGGCGGGCTGCTGGCCGGCCTCATCTTCAACGCAGCCTTCTAGGCCTTCCGGCCTCATCGACAAGGGGACGTCATGACGGACAGGTTCGTCGCCGCAATCGACCAGGGCACCACGTCCAGCCGCTGCATCATCTTCAACCAGGACGGCGCGATCGTCGCCGTCGACCAGCGTGAGCACCGCCAGATCTTCCCCAAGCCAGGCTGGGTGGAGCACGACGCCACCGAAATCTGGTCCAAGGTCCAGGCCGTGGTGGCGGGGGCCATCGCCAAGGCCGGGCTGCGCGCCGACCAGCTCAGCGCGCTCGGCATCACCAACCAGCGGGAGACGACGGTCCTGTGGGACCGGGCGACCGGCAAGCCGGTGCACAACGCGATCGTCTGGCAGGACACCCGTACCGCCGCGCTCTGCCATGAACTGGGCGGCACGGACGGGCAGGACCGTTTCCGCGACACGACGGGACTGCCGCTCGCCAGCTACTTCTCCGGGCCGAAAGCGGCCTGGCTGCTGGACAATGTGCCCGGGCTGCGCGGCCGGGCCGAGCGCGGTGAGATCGCCTTCGGCACCATCGACTCCTGGCTGATCTGGAACCTCACCGGCGGTACGGACGGCGGCGTCCATGTCACCGATGTGACCAACGCTTCGCGCACCATGCTGATGAACCTGCAGAGCCTCGAGTGGGATCCGGCGATCCTGTCGGCGATGAATGTACCGCAGGCGATCCTTCCCGAGATCAAGTCCTCGGCGGAGGTGTACGGGACGGCTGTCGGCCAGCTCTCGGGCGTGCCGGTGGCATCCGCGCTCGGCGACCAGCAGGCCGCGATCTTCGGGCAGGCCTGCTACGACACCGGCACGGCCAAGAACACCTACGGCACCGGCAGCTTCCTGCTGCTCAACACCGGCAACCGGCCCGTGGCCTCGAAGAGCGGGCTGATCACCACCCTGGGCTACAAGATCGGCGAAGAGGCGCCGGTGTACTGCCTGGAGGGGTCGATCGCGATCACCGGCGCTCTGGTGCAGTGGTTCCGGGACCAGCTCGGCATCATCCGCAGCGCGGACGAGATCGAGACGCTGGCGGCGAGTGTGGACGACAACGGCGGGGCGTACATCGTCCCGGCGTTCTCCGGGCTCTTCGCCCCGTACTGGCGCTCCGACGCGCGTGGTGTGATCACCGGCCTGACCAGGTATGTCACCAAGGCGCACCTGGCGCGGGCGGTGCTGGAGGCGACCAGCTGGCAGACACGTGAGGTCGTCGACGCGATGTACCAGGACTCCGGGGTGCAGATCACCACACTCAAGGTGGACGGTGGCATGACGTCCAACAATCTGCTGATGCAGCATCAGGCGGATGTGCTGGGGGTGCCGGTGATCCGGCCGAAGGTCTCCGAGACGACCTGTCTGGGGGCGGCGTACGCGGCGGGGCTGGCGACCGGCGTCTGGTCCGACCTCGACGAGCTCAAGGCGCACTGGAAGCGCGATGTGGAGTGGTCGCCGCGGATGGAGGCGCAGATCCGCGAGCGCGAGTACCACAACTGGCGCAAGGCGGTGGAGCGGAGCTTCGGCTGGGAGGAGAACGGCGGCCAGTCCTGAGGCGGCGCGTTGGCGACTCGGCGCTCTTGAGCAGGCGATCCTGAGCCGGCCGCAACGAGCTCACGGCCCGTACCCCAGTCGGTGGGGGTACGGGCCGTGTCTCTGCCGGGTCCGCCGGGCTCAGGTGGTGGCGTGCTCAGGAGGTGGCGTGCTCAGGAGGTGGCGTGCTCAGGTGGTGGCGTGCTCGCGCTGCCGGTCGGCTCGGGTCAGGGCGTGCTCCACCACTGCCACCAGCACCTCCTTGACCGACTCGCGTTCACGCGCGTCGGTCATCAGCAGCGGCACCTCGGAGTCGAGGTC
This window contains:
- the glpK gene encoding glycerol kinase GlpK; translated protein: MTDRFVAAIDQGTTSSRCIIFNQDGAIVAVDQREHRQIFPKPGWVEHDATEIWSKVQAVVAGAIAKAGLRADQLSALGITNQRETTVLWDRATGKPVHNAIVWQDTRTAALCHELGGTDGQDRFRDTTGLPLASYFSGPKAAWLLDNVPGLRGRAERGEIAFGTIDSWLIWNLTGGTDGGVHVTDVTNASRTMLMNLQSLEWDPAILSAMNVPQAILPEIKSSAEVYGTAVGQLSGVPVASALGDQQAAIFGQACYDTGTAKNTYGTGSFLLLNTGNRPVASKSGLITTLGYKIGEEAPVYCLEGSIAITGALVQWFRDQLGIIRSADEIETLAASVDDNGGAYIVPAFSGLFAPYWRSDARGVITGLTRYVTKAHLARAVLEATSWQTREVVDAMYQDSGVQITTLKVDGGMTSNNLLMQHQADVLGVPVIRPKVSETTCLGAAYAAGLATGVWSDLDELKAHWKRDVEWSPRMEAQIREREYHNWRKAVERSFGWEENGGQS
- a CDS encoding DUF962 domain-containing protein; amino-acid sequence: MAQQTFDSYEEFWPYYVAMHSRSATRWVHLTGTLTGLAVSAYGLARGRKRYAAALPLIGYGTAWPAHFFIEKNNPATFGHPAWSLRGDVQMIRMMLAGRDGELAEIAAKWLAENR
- a CDS encoding Zn-ribbon domain-containing OB-fold protein, yielding MVAGWFTQDSGEEDFRLLGTRCTACSSVFFPREDSYCRNPACAGGELAEVPLSKRGRVWSYTDGRYRPPAPYVSDPEAEWEPYALIAVELEAERMVVLGQAVPGVTVAELAVGMEVEVVPGVLNEDAETVWTTWHWRPVGVAS
- a CDS encoding lipid-transfer protein, coding for MTGDVAVLGAGMHPWGKWGRSFVEYGTAAARAALADAGIDWRQVRSVVGADTMRCGYPGYVAGATFAQALGWQGARVTSVYAACASGAQAINTARSQILAGMADVVLVVGADSAPKGFFAPARGDRPDDPDWLRFRVLGATNPAYFGLYARRRMALYGDTPEDFALVKVKNAAAGALNPNARYRKTVSAEDVAASAVVADPLRLLDICATSDGAAALVLTSMDFARRHGAADPVRIRAVSTVTPTYPKAVLDLPDIATDSAAAVEPCPHSFRASIALAAYEEAGIGPDDLSLAEVYDLSTALELEWYEDIGLCRAGEGAKLVREGATALGGRIPVNVSGGLASFGEAVPAQAIAQVCELTWQLRGAAGERQVTGARAGITANQGLFGHGSAVVAVR
- a CDS encoding NUDIX domain-containing protein, translated to MPKDSHCGNCGAPYGPVVGWPRTCPACGETAYRNPLPVAIALLPAHDADGTGLVVITRTIEPQRGGIALPGGFIDHGEDWQQAVVRELREETGIEAARADVRLADALSSPDGHLLLFGLLPERTAADLPDPAPTDETYGWHLLRGPAELAFPLHTIAVRNWFAGHYG
- a CDS encoding glycoside hydrolase family 31 protein — its product is MDGRGLVRSVKIFGTVRGLRAARSAWRQRRTDARGLPARGAERARVPGQVSGAEPLPGGGIIRFARSELRIRVAAGGAVFWGWDGAEPEPSYALDGTPPEPDPRAVLEPDKDGGWRVVSERVTVEVSRHGAVEIRTPGGVVLRRDLPPRWWEPVQGGPARWVQRTEVPADARFFGLGGRASGPRLRDGTYRLWNTDPRGSFGPDDDPLYITMPVQLVVADAGTHLAFHDNSWEGRVTLREGEEGAGSGHDRPGTSEVRMGGGPLRCWVVVGTPARVLAGWTQLTGAPALPPSWALGPQHARWGFGSEQEVRRIVAGYRERELPLSAVHLDIDHYDAHQVFTVDRERFPDLPAMAGELREDGVRLVSIVDPAVKAEAGNAVYDGGKTAGAFVRDARGKEVRGVVWPGDCVYPDFTDPAVRRWWGELYEERLAQGFSGVWHDMNEPVSFTPFGDMTLPRSARHALEGRGGDHREAHNVYGLAMARAGYEGLRQLRPQERPFLFSRSGWAGMQRYGGTWSGDVSTGWPGLRASLSLVLGLGLCGVPYSGPDVGGFDGSPSPELYLRWFQLGAQLPLFRTHAAIDAGRREPWEFGPQVLAGAKAALAERERLRPYFVTLAHLARRTGAPYARPLWWASPEDRGLRDCEDAFLLGDALLVAPVLERGTDRRAVRLPRGRWYDTATGQAYDGPGQVLVDAPLSRIPVLARGGAVIPVRGADGGMELDVWAPAEGRKGGGLVVPDLGDGWEQAEVERYTTRLVDGRVVVQQIKGDGSAPPRWRVRVRGLGGQP
- a CDS encoding MIP/aquaporin family protein, with the translated sequence MSNGDIFVGEVIGTAILILFGAGVCAAVTLHHSKAKAAGWVVIAFGWGFGVLAGAYTAAPLSGGHLNPAVTLGVAVDTGEWSKVPLYILGQMVGAILGAVLAYLVYFAQFQANADERNAQPTLGIFSTGPEIRNPAANLITEIIATIGLVLPILAFGKNDGIGIGQIPGQNAGIYGSGISILLVSLLVVGIGLSLGGPTGYAINPARDLGPRITHALLPIPNKGSSDWGYAWVPVAGPVIGGLLAGLIFNAAF
- a CDS encoding M15 family metallopeptidase, which codes for MTGLASAFRALGATAAALLAITAGTTPMAQAHPEPKAPKEFVALRTVDPTIIQEMRYKTVHNFVGEPVDGYRQPLCIVTRPTAQALHRAQSKLLRQGYSLKVYDCYRPQRAVDHFVRWAKDLEDEAMKKEFYPQVDKSRLFEDGYIAEKSGHSRGSTVDLTIVKLPALPTRPYVPGERLVPCYSPKSERFPDNSVDMGTGFDCFDTLSHTDDSRIQGKQRANRQLLKSTLSAVGFVNLPEEWWHFTFKPEPFPDTFFDFPVAWRSVAGH